In Penaeus chinensis breed Huanghai No. 1 chromosome 40, ASM1920278v2, whole genome shotgun sequence, one genomic interval encodes:
- the LOC125047227 gene encoding cell division protein ZipA-like: protein MRTLVLLCLVAAAWAQFEAGFVKILQDKRYQEGSTFGNFRDQEDGIKYFEETDAHGVRRGYWEYPSDGGQILRTEFEAGPGIGFRITNSNHHAPTPVAQPQPQFQPAPQPAPQPLPAPPPRPVLRQPVHHNPVHHNPVHVPTFNPITTTTPGPQNLFDYPANLEFSRQGLGHRFKFTAA from the exons ATGAGAACCTTG GTTTTGCTATGCTTGGTGGCCGCCGCTTGGGCACAGTTCGAGGCAGGATTCGTCAAGATCCTGCAAGACAAGCGCTATCAAGAGGGCAGCACCTTCGGGAACTTCCGTGATCAGGAGGACGGCATTAAGTACTTCGAGGAGACCGACGCCCATGGAGTGAGGCGCGGCTACTGGGAATACCCTTCTGATGGCGGCCAGATCCTCCGCACCGAGTTCGAAG CTGGCCCCGGCATCGGCTTCAGGATAACCAATTCCAACCACCACGCCCCCACCCCCGTCGCCCAACCCCAGCCGCAGTTCCAGCCAGCGCCCCAACCCGCTCCCCAGCCTCTCCCCGCGCCTCCCCCTCGCCCCGTGCTGCGCCAGCCCGTCCACCACAACCCCGTCCACCACAACCCCGTCCACGTCCCGACCTTcaaccccatcaccaccaccaccccaggACCTCAGAACCTCTTCGACTACCCCGCCAACCTCGAATTCTCCCGCCAGGGTTTGGGCCATCGCTTCAAGTTCACCGCCGCGTAA